The following coding sequences lie in one Synechococcus sp. CC9902 genomic window:
- a CDS encoding PH domain-containing protein, producing the protein MTTIQEDVHYEGGPAKGDLILNVLLGFTLIGLPFTIGAIVRAVWLRFRITSRRISVCGGWMGNDKTQVVYSQISEVRTVPRGFGAWGDMVLVLNDGARLEMRSLPRFREVEAYILERINKRSSTSTDKSVEGFAV; encoded by the coding sequence ATGACCACGATCCAGGAAGACGTTCACTACGAGGGCGGTCCAGCGAAGGGAGATCTCATCCTGAATGTGCTGCTGGGCTTCACCTTGATTGGCTTGCCGTTCACGATTGGAGCCATTGTTCGAGCCGTTTGGCTTCGCTTTCGGATTACAAGCCGGCGCATCTCAGTTTGCGGTGGATGGATGGGGAACGACAAAACTCAAGTGGTGTATTCCCAAATCAGCGAAGTAAGAACCGTCCCGAGGGGCTTTGGTGCCTGGGGCGACATGGTGCTCGTTCTGAACGACGGTGCGCGACTGGAGATGCGCTCCTTGCCCCGATTCAGGGAAGTGGAGGCCTACATCCTTGAACGCATCAACAAGCGTTCATCCACATCAACTGACAAGTCGGTCGAAGGCTTCGCCGTCTAA
- a CDS encoding DMT family transporter has protein sequence MPSIWLWLLMVLPFALWGTAMTAMAPLLATGGPWLVAGLRLFPAGLVLLLWVAWTGRSVWIDGRDWGWFALFTVVDACLFQGLLAIGLDGTGAGLGSVLIDSQPLLVALLARGLFAELINPVGWVGLGLGLAGIFCLGVPGEFLNHWWLLADPPAVQQLLQPGEVWMLLASLAMAIGTVLIRFASRHSDPVAVTAWHMVLGGIPLLLLFGFENGVEPIGWSVADWGRMGFASLLGSALAYGLFFWFANRRDLTSFSSLGFLTPVFALATGGWLLDERLDPLQWVGVMLVLLSVICVSQRRRLWEPTPELSS, from the coding sequence ATGCCGTCCATTTGGCTCTGGTTGCTGATGGTGTTGCCCTTCGCTCTATGGGGCACCGCCATGACAGCGATGGCACCGCTTTTGGCGACAGGTGGGCCATGGCTTGTTGCGGGATTACGGCTTTTCCCTGCGGGCTTGGTTCTTCTGTTGTGGGTTGCTTGGACGGGACGATCCGTCTGGATTGATGGCCGCGATTGGGGCTGGTTTGCCCTATTCACTGTGGTGGATGCCTGCTTGTTTCAAGGCCTTTTGGCCATTGGTCTGGATGGAACCGGTGCTGGCCTCGGGTCGGTCTTGATCGATTCGCAGCCGTTGCTTGTGGCTCTCTTGGCGCGAGGGTTATTTGCTGAGTTGATCAACCCTGTCGGCTGGGTTGGCCTGGGTCTTGGCTTAGCTGGAATTTTTTGTCTCGGGGTTCCTGGCGAATTTCTCAACCATTGGTGGTTGTTGGCTGATCCCCCAGCCGTTCAGCAGTTGTTGCAGCCTGGCGAAGTTTGGATGTTGCTTGCCTCTCTCGCCATGGCCATCGGGACTGTTCTCATACGCTTCGCATCGCGTCACAGTGATCCCGTCGCCGTAACCGCTTGGCACATGGTCTTGGGAGGGATTCCTTTGCTCCTTTTATTCGGCTTTGAAAATGGTGTAGAGCCCATCGGATGGTCTGTTGCCGACTGGGGCCGGATGGGATTTGCAAGTTTGTTGGGCAGTGCTTTGGCCTATGGGCTCTTTTTTTGGTTTGCCAATCGCCGAGACCTCACAAGCTTCAGCAGCTTGGGATTCTTGACGCCGGTTTTTGCCTTGGCGACGGGCGGCTGGCTGTTGGACGAGCGTTTGGATCCATTGCAGTGGGTCGGCGTGATGTTGGTCTTGTTGTCGGTGATCTGCGTGAGTCAGCGTCGCCGGCTGTGGGAACCCACTCCCGAACTTTCCTCTTAA
- the trxA gene encoding thioredoxin, whose product MAPSVVDFTDAGFETEVLKASGTVLVDFWAPWCGPCRLIAPLMTWAAETYGDQLRVGKIEVDGNPSTRDAYQVQGIPTLILFRDGELVARHEGAIAKPQLQAFLDANL is encoded by the coding sequence TTGGCGCCCTCAGTTGTTGATTTCACGGATGCCGGTTTTGAAACGGAGGTGTTGAAAGCTTCCGGCACCGTGTTGGTGGATTTTTGGGCCCCCTGGTGTGGCCCTTGTCGTCTGATCGCTCCCTTGATGACTTGGGCGGCGGAAACCTATGGCGACCAGCTGAGGGTGGGAAAGATCGAGGTTGATGGAAATCCCTCAACGCGAGATGCGTACCAGGTTCAGGGGATTCCCACGTTGATTCTGTTCCGTGATGGGGAGCTGGTGGCGCGGCACGAAGGGGCGATCGCTAAGCCCCAACTTCAAGCCTTCCTGGATGCCAATCTCTAA
- a CDS encoding ribonuclease P protein component, whose protein sequence is MVLPASMRLRGHRCFSRLHRSQRRHHGKWMVLRQIKRDRTLLRSELRSQHDTTCRCALVISNKVSKRAVRRNRLRRLLHNHLRQRLEQRTDLAGTWLLFSLRPDAAEAEPAQLLEECDSLLKIAGLER, encoded by the coding sequence ATGGTGCTTCCAGCTTCCATGCGTTTGCGTGGACATCGATGCTTCAGCCGTTTACACCGTTCTCAACGTCGTCACCACGGCAAATGGATGGTGCTTCGCCAAATCAAGCGAGATCGGACTTTGCTTCGATCGGAGCTTCGCAGTCAACACGACACAACTTGCCGCTGTGCCTTGGTGATCAGTAACAAAGTGAGCAAGCGAGCTGTGCGTCGCAACCGCCTCAGACGCTTGCTGCATAACCACCTTCGACAACGCCTCGAACAGCGCACCGATTTGGCGGGGACATGGTTGTTATTCAGCCTCCGACCCGATGCCGCGGAAGCCGAACCCGCGCAATTGCTCGAAGAATGCGACAGTCTCTTGAAAATTGCAGGTCTGGAACGATGA
- the rpmH gene encoding 50S ribosomal protein L34 translates to MTKRTLGGTSRKRKRVSGFRVRMRSHTGRRVIRTRRKRGRTRLAV, encoded by the coding sequence ATGACAAAGCGCACTCTCGGTGGAACAAGCCGTAAAAGAAAGCGGGTTTCAGGATTTCGTGTTCGCATGCGGTCCCATACCGGACGTCGGGTGATTCGCACCCGGCGGAAACGGGGACGGACTCGTCTAGCCGTTTAA
- a CDS encoding DUF2808 domain-containing protein yields MPRSLLQRLMPCAATASALLVGACLSSTAPTPSTAQGTSGLMEFRWDNNDGYKKLYYYQTSALQDDRADWYLTLREKDRKTAMLKLTVTVPDFFDAKLKPERMSLCRTSRGSMMSRSKCLEEVPATIEVNEDQTAIEVFPDQPVPMEGDYSLRIKLFNPKGKRMYQLNALIQAPGDVPMSGYVGSWLIDMD; encoded by the coding sequence ATGCCCCGTTCGCTTCTGCAACGCCTCATGCCATGCGCAGCGACCGCGAGTGCACTGCTGGTTGGAGCATGCCTGAGCAGCACCGCACCAACTCCATCAACCGCTCAAGGCACGTCGGGCCTTATGGAGTTTCGGTGGGATAACAACGATGGTTACAAGAAGCTGTACTACTACCAAACCTCTGCGCTTCAGGACGACCGCGCCGATTGGTATCTCACCCTCCGAGAAAAAGATCGCAAGACAGCCATGCTCAAGTTGACGGTGACGGTGCCTGACTTTTTCGACGCCAAACTCAAACCAGAACGCATGTCCCTCTGCCGCACATCTCGGGGCAGCATGATGAGTCGCTCAAAGTGCCTTGAAGAGGTTCCCGCCACCATCGAGGTGAATGAGGATCAAACAGCTATCGAAGTGTTCCCCGACCAGCCCGTGCCCATGGAGGGGGACTACTCGCTCCGCATCAAGCTGTTCAACCCCAAAGGGAAGCGGATGTATCAACTCAACGCCTTGATCCAAGCTCCTGGCGACGTCCCAATGTCTGGTTACGTCGGCAGTTGGCTGATCGACATGGACTGA
- a CDS encoding DUF721 domain-containing protein produces MAVAPDSQRRRLPGLELLQAPQRKSPEQLKNCLGSLQRDWRRDDHLAALWQDWPSIAGERLAPHCRPLALQRGILTVGASHPQWRQALLYNRPQLLSALTRAGHAIRDLRIQQHHAIASPQLEDEATIWARHPSRIDVHGMGTCPSCQRPAPNGEIKLWEHCGFCHRQKLAEQLSEPLDPDQNRSGLG; encoded by the coding sequence ATGGCAGTGGCTCCCGATTCCCAGCGTCGACGTCTTCCTGGCCTGGAGTTGCTCCAGGCGCCCCAGAGAAAGAGCCCTGAGCAACTCAAAAATTGCCTTGGTTCACTGCAGCGGGACTGGCGTCGTGATGACCATCTAGCGGCCCTTTGGCAAGACTGGCCATCGATTGCTGGAGAGCGCCTCGCACCCCATTGCAGGCCCCTGGCACTCCAGCGCGGCATCCTCACCGTCGGCGCCAGTCATCCTCAATGGCGACAGGCTCTTCTCTACAACCGCCCCCAGCTCCTGAGCGCACTCACCAGAGCTGGCCATGCCATTCGGGACTTGCGTATCCAACAACATCACGCCATCGCTTCGCCTCAACTTGAAGACGAAGCCACCATTTGGGCGCGACACCCGAGCCGAATCGATGTCCACGGAATGGGGACATGCCCCAGTTGCCAGAGACCGGCTCCGAATGGAGAAATCAAGTTATGGGAGCACTGCGGGTTTTGCCACCGTCAAAAGCTCGCTGAGCAACTCTCAGAGCCCCTGGATCCCGATCAAAATCGCTCGGGTCTGGGCTGA
- the sppA gene encoding signal peptide peptidase SppA — translation MIWPLRRKSHRRMARIVVEGPINGATRQRVLKALLEVKRREFPALLLRIDSPGGTVGDSQEIHAALLRLREKGCRVVASFGNISASGGVYIGVGAEKIVSNPGTITGSIGVILRGNDLSRVFERIGIRFDTVKSGKFKDILSPDRALNPEERALLQGLIDSSYSQFVGVVAKGRNLTEETVKTFADGRVFSGEQALSLGLVDELGDEDHALRLAAQLADLDQDDIRPITLGKPRRKVSNLLPGSQLFSQLQQWLTMELMGSGQVLWLYRP, via the coding sequence ATGATCTGGCCCCTCCGCCGAAAATCACACCGCCGAATGGCGCGCATTGTTGTGGAGGGACCGATTAACGGCGCCACACGACAGCGCGTTCTCAAGGCTCTACTGGAGGTGAAGCGGCGTGAATTCCCCGCACTTCTTCTACGAATTGACAGTCCTGGTGGCACGGTTGGCGATAGCCAGGAAATCCATGCGGCGCTGCTGAGACTGAGGGAAAAGGGCTGTCGCGTGGTGGCCAGCTTCGGCAATATTTCCGCTTCTGGCGGGGTCTACATCGGTGTGGGCGCGGAAAAAATTGTGTCAAATCCAGGCACGATTACCGGCTCGATTGGCGTGATCTTGCGGGGCAATGATCTGTCCCGCGTGTTTGAACGCATCGGCATTCGCTTTGACACCGTGAAGAGCGGGAAATTTAAAGACATCTTGTCCCCCGATCGAGCACTGAATCCTGAGGAACGCGCCCTCCTTCAAGGCTTAATCGACAGCAGCTACAGCCAATTTGTGGGCGTTGTAGCGAAAGGGCGAAACCTCACCGAGGAGACGGTGAAAACCTTTGCAGACGGAAGAGTTTTCAGTGGAGAACAGGCGTTATCGCTTGGTCTAGTGGATGAACTAGGTGACGAAGACCATGCACTCCGTTTAGCCGCCCAGCTGGCAGACCTGGATCAAGACGACATTCGACCGATCACCCTGGGGAAACCTCGCCGCAAAGTGAGCAACTTGCTACCGGGCTCTCAGCTGTTCAGCCAACTTCAGCAATGGCTAACGATGGAGCTCATGGGGAGTGGTCAGGTGCTTTGGCTGTATCGCCCATGA
- the aroH gene encoding chorismate mutase, translated as MSDTTLKLVGLRGATTSAANTTAAIQSAVRDLIDALVEENDLSPEQIVSVTFSVTADLDACFPAAIARQRPGWDGVALLDCQQMAVQGDLERCIRVLAHAWMPPTREPRHPYRSEAQRLRPDRSRYN; from the coding sequence ATGAGCGACACCACACTGAAATTGGTCGGCCTTCGAGGAGCAACAACAAGCGCTGCCAACACCACAGCAGCCATTCAATCCGCCGTTCGCGACCTGATTGACGCCCTCGTCGAAGAGAACGACTTATCCCCTGAACAAATCGTTTCAGTGACGTTTTCAGTCACAGCCGATCTCGACGCCTGTTTCCCTGCAGCCATAGCCCGTCAACGTCCTGGCTGGGACGGCGTTGCCCTGTTGGATTGCCAGCAAATGGCCGTTCAAGGAGACCTTGAACGCTGCATCCGAGTCCTGGCTCACGCCTGGATGCCACCCACACGAGAGCCTAGACACCCCTATCGGAGCGAGGCTCAACGCTTACGCCCGGACAGATCTCGTTACAACTGA
- a CDS encoding aminotransferase class I/II-fold pyridoxal phosphate-dependent enzyme, translating to MPISKRLSALGSGVFARSDAAKQTYRETTSQRGGPALVDLSIGSSDLAPPKEVLQSIATAVLQPSSTSYCLQAGVKPFHRAVADWCRQRFGVVVDPDREVQLLVGSQEGTAHLPLAVLDHGDAALHLDPCYPSHSGGLHLAGAAVQKLPLSQEHNWRPDLQRIRASQWDQLKLFVLGYPHNPTARVGDQEDLNRIMGLGTRHQLVIAHDNPYVDLALDGVAPTLLQASGWRDWGIEFFSLSKGWCLGGFRLGFAVGAAPLIAALRQTKAVIDFNQSLALQQGGIQALQEFAHWPAQLHPIFRERRDRVVDSLSNRGWNVATPDMAMYLWMPLPAAALARGWSDEQTASELLQRSGVALTPGSGFGTAGRDWLRMALVRPVEELELAAQRLMDALDE from the coding sequence ATGCCAATCTCTAAACGGTTAAGTGCACTTGGCAGTGGTGTCTTCGCTCGAAGCGATGCTGCCAAGCAGACGTACAGAGAGACAACCTCACAGAGGGGCGGCCCAGCTCTGGTTGATCTTTCCATTGGATCTTCCGATCTCGCTCCACCAAAAGAGGTACTGCAGTCGATAGCCACAGCTGTTCTTCAGCCCTCCAGTACGAGTTACTGCCTGCAGGCAGGGGTCAAGCCCTTTCATCGAGCTGTTGCTGATTGGTGCCGGCAGCGTTTTGGAGTTGTCGTCGACCCCGACAGAGAAGTTCAACTCCTCGTGGGTTCTCAGGAAGGCACGGCTCATCTTCCTCTTGCCGTTCTGGACCATGGAGATGCGGCCCTGCATCTTGATCCCTGTTATCCATCGCATTCAGGGGGACTTCACCTGGCGGGTGCGGCGGTTCAGAAGCTTCCTCTCTCACAGGAACACAACTGGCGACCAGATTTGCAACGCATTCGAGCGTCGCAGTGGGATCAGTTGAAGTTGTTTGTGCTTGGTTATCCCCACAATCCAACCGCTCGCGTGGGCGATCAAGAGGATTTGAATCGAATCATGGGGTTGGGGACGCGGCATCAGCTCGTGATTGCTCACGACAATCCCTATGTGGATCTTGCCCTCGACGGCGTGGCTCCGACCTTGTTGCAGGCCAGCGGATGGAGGGACTGGGGCATTGAATTCTTCTCCTTGTCGAAGGGGTGGTGCCTCGGCGGTTTTCGTCTCGGTTTTGCCGTCGGAGCGGCACCGCTCATTGCAGCGTTACGGCAAACAAAGGCCGTCATTGATTTCAATCAGTCGCTCGCCTTGCAGCAGGGAGGAATTCAGGCTTTGCAAGAGTTTGCGCATTGGCCAGCACAGTTGCATCCAATTTTTCGGGAGCGTCGGGATCGTGTTGTGGATTCGCTCTCCAATCGGGGTTGGAACGTCGCCACTCCAGATATGGCCATGTATCTCTGGATGCCTTTGCCTGCTGCGGCCCTGGCCCGCGGTTGGTCTGATGAACAAACTGCGTCGGAATTACTGCAGCGCAGTGGTGTTGCCCTAACTCCAGGGTCTGGTTTTGGCACCGCGGGTCGCGATTGGTTGCGGATGGCATTGGTGCGACCCGTTGAGGAACTCGAACTGGCGGCCCAGCGACTGATGGATGCTTTGGATGAGTGA
- a CDS encoding glycosyltransferase, translating to MPVRSLQLVLVNTPIGALGSGRGGGVELTLASLIQGLVRQNHRVTLVSAKGSTLPSGCTGATLVEVEGVDQPSWQHADPDAPVSIPRNGLLPALWEAALHHGTSADAVINCGYDWLPLWLTPWVQPRLFHLISMGDVAHVMREAIESVASSHPQRLAFHTHRQAADFQLPGTARVVGNGFDLSRYSLQPSCDGPLGWAGRIAPEKGLEDAARAAAALGESLLVWGLREDPAYAAAVEAMVPSGTIQWRGFQPTHALQQQLGSCRALINTPKWNEAYGNVVVEALACGVPVVAYDRGGPGELVISGETGWLVPPDDVQALVTALRHVDQIDRFQCRAWAERNATCEVFSARVDAWIRDGLEADVSIS from the coding sequence ATGCCTGTGCGTTCCCTTCAGCTTGTGCTGGTGAATACCCCCATCGGTGCTCTTGGGAGTGGCCGCGGAGGGGGCGTGGAACTCACTCTTGCCTCGCTGATCCAGGGATTGGTGCGTCAAAACCATCGTGTAACCCTCGTTTCAGCCAAGGGATCGACGCTCCCTTCCGGATGCACCGGCGCGACCCTGGTGGAGGTGGAGGGTGTTGATCAACCCAGCTGGCAGCACGCTGATCCCGATGCTCCGGTTTCGATTCCAAGGAATGGGTTGTTGCCAGCGTTGTGGGAGGCGGCTTTACACCATGGGACGAGTGCGGATGCAGTGATCAACTGCGGTTACGACTGGCTTCCGCTTTGGCTCACGCCTTGGGTTCAACCCCGCCTTTTTCATTTGATCAGCATGGGGGATGTGGCCCACGTGATGCGTGAGGCCATTGAATCTGTGGCCTCCAGTCACCCCCAACGATTGGCCTTTCATACCCACCGTCAAGCTGCAGATTTTCAGCTTCCTGGAACCGCAAGAGTGGTAGGGAATGGGTTTGATCTCAGCCGTTACTCCTTGCAACCGTCCTGTGATGGCCCCTTGGGCTGGGCCGGGCGCATCGCTCCAGAAAAAGGATTGGAGGATGCGGCTCGCGCCGCCGCTGCTCTTGGCGAGTCGCTGCTGGTGTGGGGCTTGCGCGAAGACCCTGCCTACGCCGCTGCTGTAGAAGCGATGGTTCCGTCTGGAACGATCCAGTGGAGGGGATTTCAGCCCACCCATGCGTTGCAGCAGCAGTTGGGTTCCTGCCGTGCCCTAATCAATACACCCAAGTGGAACGAGGCATACGGGAATGTGGTGGTGGAGGCTTTGGCCTGTGGAGTCCCAGTGGTGGCCTATGACCGCGGCGGACCTGGGGAGCTCGTCATCTCTGGTGAAACCGGTTGGCTAGTGCCGCCAGACGACGTGCAAGCGCTCGTGACAGCGTTGCGTCATGTCGATCAAATTGACCGTTTTCAATGTCGAGCGTGGGCGGAAAGGAATGCCACATGCGAGGTCTTCAGCGCTCGGGTGGACGCCTGGATTCGTGATGGATTGGAGGCAGATGTCAGCATCAGTTAG
- a CDS encoding PspA/IM30 family protein, with amino-acid sequence MGFFNRLSRLVRANANAAVSGMEDPVKILDQSVADMQSDLVKLRQAVALAIASQKRLSNQSEQAEAQAKTWYERAELALKKGEEDLAREALTRRKTFQETATSLGAQVQSQVGQVDTLKKSLVALEGKIAEAKTKKDMLKARAQAAQAQQQLQSAVGSIGTNSAMAAFERMEEKVEAMEATGQAAAELAGTDLESQFAALEGGNDVDDDLEALRNQLKGGPEAVALPAAEASDQVKPVQVEEVDADLEDLKRSIDKL; translated from the coding sequence ATGGGTTTCTTCAATCGGCTGAGCCGACTGGTTCGTGCCAATGCCAACGCTGCTGTCAGTGGCATGGAGGATCCGGTCAAGATCCTGGATCAGTCGGTCGCGGACATGCAGTCCGATTTGGTCAAATTGCGCCAAGCGGTTGCGTTGGCGATCGCGAGCCAGAAGCGTCTCAGTAACCAATCGGAACAGGCTGAAGCCCAAGCGAAAACGTGGTACGAGCGGGCTGAGCTTGCCTTGAAAAAAGGTGAAGAAGACCTAGCGCGTGAGGCGCTAACCCGCCGTAAGACGTTCCAAGAAACGGCGACATCCCTGGGAGCCCAAGTCCAGTCCCAAGTGGGTCAAGTGGACACGCTCAAAAAAAGTCTGGTGGCTTTGGAGGGAAAAATTGCCGAGGCCAAGACCAAAAAAGACATGCTCAAGGCTCGTGCTCAGGCGGCTCAGGCCCAGCAGCAACTTCAAAGTGCAGTTGGAAGCATCGGCACCAATTCAGCCATGGCTGCCTTTGAGCGGATGGAGGAAAAAGTCGAGGCAATGGAGGCCACAGGGCAAGCTGCCGCCGAGTTGGCGGGAACGGATCTCGAGAGTCAATTCGCAGCCTTAGAGGGTGGCAATGATGTGGATGACGATCTGGAAGCTCTGCGAAACCAACTCAAAGGTGGTCCGGAGGCGGTAGCACTCCCAGCGGCGGAGGCTTCAGACCAGGTCAAGCCGGTGCAAGTGGAAGAAGTCGACGCTGACCTCGAGGATCTGAAGCGTTCCATCGACAAGCTTTGA
- a CDS encoding ArnT family glycosyltransferase → MHGRALPVTVSCRQRRQVLALVLALGVLITLWGLGATGVMDETPPLFAAAGRAMAETGDWLTPRVNGLPRYDKPPLVYWLMGLGYSLPMRDVWDPLGSWAARLPSALASIALMVTLADTLLRWPQPDDERPRATAVISALAFGLSPLVLVWSRTAVSDSLLCGLLGISLLLQWRRFADPIHESWWPAWIVLGLAVLVKGPVAVVLSGLALLLFSALRRDLQTPWRRLRPLPGLLITALISLPWYALELWVEGQAFWDSFFGYHNLQRFTSVVNDHLQPWWFFGPVMVVAALPFTPLLLLGLARVPRWRVPSEHSLQQFASCWLVSVLLLFTAAATKLPSYWLPATPAAALLIALATTRRDRLQRWAWGASIGLVACLAVIFWLSPVWVVWIRDPEMPSLASDLLGSGLVWRAAFWFSVAAVLSAVVLIQRKSAAIGLLSMQIPLLLFHISALIPIAELADQLRQVPVRQVADQMKTQHRPGEPLAMVGAMKPSLHFYTGQVIVFEGRSDGALVNLADRLANEQRRGWVGHPLGTKEASDTVLIAIDRGTSSQDHWLGLSPIDLGRFGIYNLWRVDRKRLEQRADALKVNGVRPDWRQPRPERF, encoded by the coding sequence ATGCATGGAAGGGCCTTGCCGGTGACTGTGTCCTGCCGCCAGCGACGACAGGTCCTTGCGCTCGTGCTTGCTCTTGGGGTGTTGATCACCCTGTGGGGCCTTGGTGCGACTGGGGTGATGGACGAGACGCCGCCTTTGTTTGCTGCGGCTGGACGTGCCATGGCTGAAACGGGTGATTGGCTGACCCCACGAGTGAATGGTTTGCCGCGATACGACAAGCCGCCTCTTGTGTATTGGCTGATGGGGCTTGGCTATTCCTTGCCAATGCGTGATGTCTGGGATCCGCTGGGGAGTTGGGCTGCGCGGTTGCCATCGGCCCTGGCTTCGATCGCGCTGATGGTCACCCTTGCGGACACCCTGCTGCGTTGGCCTCAGCCAGATGATGAGCGGCCAAGGGCAACAGCTGTGATCTCAGCCCTTGCCTTCGGGTTGTCCCCCCTTGTCTTGGTGTGGAGTCGGACGGCCGTTAGTGATTCGTTGTTGTGTGGATTGCTGGGGATCAGCTTGCTGTTGCAGTGGAGACGGTTTGCCGATCCAATCCATGAGTCCTGGTGGCCTGCATGGATTGTTCTTGGGCTCGCCGTGCTGGTGAAAGGACCTGTGGCCGTTGTGTTGTCTGGTTTGGCGTTGCTTTTGTTCAGTGCTTTACGACGCGATCTGCAAACTCCTTGGAGGCGCTTGCGTCCGCTGCCAGGTTTGTTGATCACAGCCCTGATCAGTCTTCCTTGGTACGCGCTTGAACTTTGGGTCGAGGGACAAGCCTTCTGGGACAGCTTTTTTGGATATCACAACCTCCAGCGCTTTACCTCGGTTGTGAATGACCATCTCCAGCCGTGGTGGTTTTTCGGGCCGGTGATGGTGGTGGCGGCGTTGCCTTTTACTCCCTTGCTGTTGCTTGGGTTGGCTCGAGTGCCGCGATGGCGTGTGCCTTCTGAACATTCACTTCAGCAATTTGCGTCCTGTTGGTTGGTGTCCGTTTTGTTGTTGTTTACGGCAGCAGCCACCAAACTTCCGAGTTACTGGTTGCCGGCAACTCCAGCAGCGGCGCTTCTGATCGCACTGGCGACAACACGTCGAGACCGTCTGCAACGTTGGGCTTGGGGCGCCTCGATTGGATTGGTGGCTTGCTTGGCCGTCATTTTTTGGTTGTCACCGGTGTGGGTTGTTTGGATTCGTGATCCCGAGATGCCCAGCCTTGCTTCCGACCTCTTGGGCAGCGGTTTGGTTTGGCGAGCAGCGTTCTGGTTCAGTGTCGCGGCGGTGTTGAGCGCTGTGGTGTTGATCCAGCGCAAATCGGCAGCGATCGGCTTGCTCAGTATGCAAATTCCTTTGCTGTTGTTTCATATCAGCGCTTTAATTCCGATCGCGGAACTGGCGGATCAACTTCGTCAGGTTCCGGTGAGGCAAGTTGCGGACCAGATGAAGACGCAACACCGTCCAGGCGAACCCTTGGCGATGGTTGGTGCCATGAAGCCATCACTGCATTTTTATACAGGCCAAGTGATTGTTTTTGAGGGGCGTTCCGACGGGGCCTTGGTGAACCTGGCGGATCGATTGGCCAATGAACAACGCCGTGGCTGGGTTGGGCATCCCCTTGGAACGAAGGAGGCCTCCGACACCGTTTTGATTGCTATCGATCGAGGGACGTCTTCTCAAGACCATTGGCTTGGTCTTAGCCCGATTGATCTCGGTCGTTTTGGGATCTACAACCTCTGGCGGGTTGATCGGAAGCGTTTGGAACAGCGAGCTGATGCGTTGAAAGTCAATGGAGTTAGGCCGGACTGGCGTCAGCCCAGACCCGAGCGATTTTGA